One window from the genome of Kaistella carnis encodes:
- a CDS encoding SulP family inorganic anion transporter has protein sequence MKLTLNLFDFSQKVNYRNEILAGLTVAMTMIPEPLSFAILAGFPPLVGLYAAFIAGLITAILGGRPGMVSGGAGATVVVLIALMRSNGIEYVFAAVALAGVIQILIGLFKFSKFIRLVPQPVMYGFVNGLAVIIFMSQLQQFKVLENGKLSWLTGDALYIMLALVALTIAIVVLFPKITKKVPASLVAIVVVFAIVVGFGINTKTVQDIASVKGGFPPFHIPNIPFTLEAFKIILPYSLIFAAVGLTEGLLTLNLVDEITGTKGNGNRECIAQGTSNIANGFFFGMGGCPMIAQTLVNLSAGSRARLSGIIAAITILLIILFGAPIIGKLPMAALVGVMIMVALGTFEWASFKIIKKMPKHDIFVGILVAVITVLLHNLALAVLIGVIISALVFAWESAKRIRARTYVDENGVKHYDIFGPLFFGSVMTFSEKFKIKEDPDQIIINFKESRVSDMSAIETLNNITKKYSAAGKTVHLQNLSADCIRLLNNAEAVIDVNIIKDPEYLVAIEK, from the coding sequence ATGAAATTAACCCTTAACCTCTTCGACTTCTCTCAGAAAGTAAATTACAGAAACGAAATTCTAGCAGGTTTAACCGTTGCAATGACGATGATCCCGGAACCCTTATCGTTTGCAATCTTGGCCGGCTTTCCTCCTCTAGTCGGTTTATATGCTGCTTTTATTGCCGGTTTAATCACCGCGATATTGGGCGGAAGACCCGGAATGGTTTCTGGAGGTGCAGGCGCAACAGTTGTAGTCTTAATTGCACTGATGCGATCGAACGGGATTGAATATGTTTTCGCCGCAGTGGCGCTTGCGGGTGTCATTCAGATTTTAATTGGACTTTTCAAGTTCAGCAAGTTTATAAGACTTGTGCCACAACCAGTCATGTACGGTTTTGTAAACGGATTAGCCGTGATCATCTTCATGTCGCAACTTCAACAGTTTAAAGTATTGGAGAATGGAAAATTATCTTGGTTAACAGGCGATGCACTTTATATCATGCTGGCGTTAGTAGCGCTTACCATCGCGATTGTCGTTTTATTTCCAAAGATTACCAAAAAAGTTCCCGCTTCCCTCGTGGCAATCGTCGTGGTTTTCGCCATCGTAGTAGGTTTTGGAATTAACACCAAAACAGTTCAGGATATTGCTTCGGTTAAAGGTGGTTTTCCGCCTTTTCATATTCCCAATATCCCTTTCACTTTAGAAGCTTTTAAAATTATACTGCCCTACTCCTTAATATTTGCAGCCGTAGGTTTAACTGAAGGACTTTTAACTCTAAATTTGGTAGATGAGATCACAGGCACGAAAGGAAATGGAAACCGGGAATGTATCGCACAGGGAACATCAAATATTGCGAACGGATTCTTTTTTGGAATGGGTGGCTGCCCTATGATTGCACAAACACTGGTAAATCTTTCTGCCGGATCAAGAGCAAGGCTCTCTGGAATTATTGCTGCTATAACCATTTTGCTCATCATTCTATTTGGCGCGCCTATCATCGGAAAATTACCTATGGCTGCTTTAGTGGGCGTCATGATCATGGTGGCTTTAGGAACATTTGAGTGGGCGAGTTTCAAGATCATCAAGAAAATGCCAAAGCACGATATATTTGTTGGAATCCTGGTGGCAGTTATTACGGTGCTCCTACATAATCTGGCATTAGCAGTTTTAATCGGTGTGATTATTTCGGCACTCGTATTTGCCTGGGAAAGCGCAAAACGAATTCGTGCAAGAACTTATGTGGATGAAAATGGCGTAAAACATTATGATATTTTTGGTCCCTTATTTTTTGGCTCCGTAATGACATTCTCCGAGAAATTTAAAATTAAAGAGGATCCGGATCAAATCATTATCAACTTCAAAGAATCACGGGTTTCCGATATGTCTGCGATTGAAACATTGAACAACATTACCAAAAAATACAGTGCAGCCGGTAAAACGGTTCATCTTCAAAACTTAAGTGCAGATTGTATTCGACTTTTAAATAA